One Glutamicibacter halophytocola DNA segment encodes these proteins:
- a CDS encoding thiamine pyrophosphate-dependent enzyme — MSENAQGLTKKSAGHVIVDTLAAHGVERAYVVPGESYLDVLDGLHNSSIETVVCRHEGGATYMAEAEGKMHQRPGIAMVTRGPGAANAHVGLHTAWQDSTPLVLFVGLIPFEHREKEAFQEFDPKAWFGTGAKRVMILDHADRASEVVAEAMFAAMSGRPGPVVVGLPEDVIRNEISAELHPEIPVATGGMTVTDWKSLNNALQEADKPLFIFGGNDWSQQGAADFTRWLEEHDLPAAAEWRCEGTVPFSSPSYVGPIGYGRPKPTYDLLEETDLLIFVGTVPGDVITDGFNVRQNWEKKNFLVTIDPSLRGRSGPVSHQIVAKPDVFVRDLLLMDLPVKDSWKEWTSRMRGEQEKFAALPTPVPADGPAKMATLMSNLVTALPENAMVTFGAGEHTNWAHRYFPTNGYASMLSARNGSMGYSIPSAVAASLNYPGRRVVAIAGDGEFLMNGQELATATQYGATPLVIIMDNQQYGTIRTHQERQYPERISGTQLQNPDFALMAQSFGGFGVRVEKDAEIPAALEAAVEAIEENGTFALIHLIVEQGVKAY, encoded by the coding sequence ATGAGTGAAAATGCTCAAGGTCTGACAAAGAAGTCAGCCGGACATGTCATTGTCGATACGCTTGCCGCACACGGCGTTGAACGAGCCTACGTCGTCCCGGGCGAAAGCTACCTGGACGTCCTCGACGGACTGCACAACTCATCCATCGAGACCGTCGTTTGCCGCCACGAAGGCGGAGCGACCTACATGGCCGAAGCCGAAGGAAAAATGCATCAGCGCCCCGGCATCGCGATGGTGACCCGAGGGCCAGGTGCCGCCAACGCGCACGTTGGCCTGCACACTGCATGGCAGGACTCCACTCCGCTGGTGCTCTTTGTTGGCCTGATTCCCTTCGAGCACCGCGAAAAAGAAGCCTTCCAGGAGTTTGACCCGAAGGCGTGGTTTGGCACCGGAGCCAAGCGCGTGATGATCCTGGACCATGCGGACCGCGCCAGCGAAGTCGTCGCCGAAGCGATGTTCGCGGCCATGTCCGGACGTCCGGGGCCGGTGGTGGTCGGGCTTCCGGAAGACGTGATCCGCAACGAGATTTCTGCCGAGCTGCACCCGGAAATTCCTGTCGCCACCGGCGGCATGACCGTGACTGACTGGAAGTCGCTGAACAATGCCTTGCAGGAAGCGGATAAGCCACTGTTTATTTTTGGCGGCAACGACTGGTCCCAGCAGGGTGCTGCCGATTTCACCCGCTGGCTCGAAGAACACGATCTTCCTGCCGCTGCCGAATGGCGTTGCGAAGGAACCGTTCCGTTCAGCTCTCCTTCCTACGTTGGGCCCATCGGCTACGGGCGTCCCAAGCCAACCTACGATCTCCTGGAAGAAACAGATCTGCTGATCTTCGTTGGCACCGTACCCGGGGACGTCATCACCGACGGCTTCAACGTCCGCCAAAACTGGGAGAAGAAAAACTTCCTGGTGACCATCGACCCGTCGCTGCGCGGACGCTCCGGTCCGGTCTCGCACCAGATTGTGGCCAAGCCGGATGTCTTCGTCCGCGACCTGCTGCTCATGGACTTGCCGGTGAAGGATTCCTGGAAGGAATGGACCTCGCGGATGCGTGGCGAGCAGGAGAAATTCGCCGCGCTGCCAACCCCGGTGCCGGCGGACGGGCCAGCAAAAATGGCGACCTTGATGTCGAATCTGGTCACCGCACTGCCCGAAAATGCGATGGTCACCTTCGGTGCCGGCGAGCACACCAACTGGGCGCACCGCTACTTCCCGACCAACGGCTATGCCTCGATGCTCTCGGCACGCAACGGCTCCATGGGCTACTCGATCCCATCGGCCGTGGCAGCATCGCTGAATTACCCGGGGCGCCGCGTCGTGGCCATTGCGGGTGACGGCGAATTCCTGATGAACGGCCAAGAGCTGGCCACGGCAACCCAATATGGGGCAACGCCGCTGGTGATCATCATGGACAACCAGCAATACGGCACCATCCGCACCCACCAGGAGCGTCAGTATCCGGAGCGAATTTCCGGCACGCAACTGCAGAATCCTGACTTCGCATTGATGGCCCAGTCCTTTGGCGGTTTTGGAGTCCGCGTAGAGAAGGATGCTGAGATCCCGGCAGCGCTGGAAGCAGCGGTGGAGGCAATCGAGGAGAACGGGACTTTCGCCTTGATCCACTTGATCGTGGAACAAGGGGTCAAAGCCTACTAG
- a CDS encoding tetratricopeptide repeat protein produces the protein MNDPLIASLMRAVDAAPEEHELRLHLAQQLHQANRAAEALTHINIVVQKDPGNTAALQLLGQVSAALLGNAIPAPASAPEPAKPQHTEEPDFDWDAAAQQLGQSVPAPFAEPEIQMGGSAETVAPVEPAGQRITLADVGGLQNVKDRLNESFLAPMRNAAIAKAFGKSLRGGLLLYGPPGCGKTFVARAVAGELQANFMAVTMTDILDSLIGETEKNIKAVFDKARSNSPTVLFLDEVDALGLRRGSLTGSASWLRQMVNQLLMEMDSLSSNNDGLYILAATNHPWDLDEALLRPGRLDRSVLVTAPDQPARESILRYHLERRPIAGIDLKWIAAQTDGFSGADLEHLCTTAAEKAMMQSIERNEVLPVNMAHIHLAMKEVKPSTLPWLESARNVVRFSNENGRYDELADYLVARKLL, from the coding sequence ATGAATGATCCCCTGATCGCCAGCCTCATGCGCGCCGTCGACGCCGCGCCAGAGGAACACGAGTTGCGCCTCCATCTGGCCCAGCAGCTGCACCAGGCCAACCGTGCCGCTGAAGCTCTGACGCATATCAACATTGTGGTCCAAAAAGATCCCGGCAACACCGCGGCCTTGCAATTGCTCGGCCAGGTGAGTGCTGCGCTGCTGGGCAACGCCATACCCGCACCGGCTTCCGCACCGGAACCAGCAAAGCCACAGCACACCGAAGAACCTGATTTTGATTGGGATGCGGCGGCCCAGCAGCTCGGCCAATCCGTGCCAGCCCCATTTGCGGAGCCAGAAATCCAGATGGGCGGGAGCGCAGAAACTGTCGCCCCAGTAGAACCAGCGGGGCAGCGCATTACCTTGGCTGATGTTGGCGGTCTGCAGAATGTTAAAGACCGGCTGAATGAATCATTCTTGGCACCGATGCGCAACGCCGCCATCGCCAAGGCCTTCGGCAAATCCCTGCGAGGCGGACTGCTGCTGTACGGTCCTCCCGGCTGTGGCAAGACCTTTGTGGCTCGCGCGGTTGCCGGTGAGCTCCAAGCGAACTTCATGGCCGTCACCATGACCGACATTCTTGATTCGCTTATCGGTGAAACTGAGAAGAATATTAAAGCGGTCTTCGACAAGGCCCGCAGCAACTCGCCGACAGTGTTGTTCCTCGATGAAGTTGATGCATTGGGGCTGCGCCGAGGCTCATTAACCGGAAGCGCGTCATGGCTGCGCCAGATGGTCAATCAGCTGCTTATGGAGATGGATTCGCTCTCCTCAAACAATGACGGACTCTACATCCTGGCCGCGACCAACCACCCATGGGACCTGGATGAGGCGCTGTTGCGCCCAGGACGTTTGGATCGCTCAGTGCTGGTCACCGCTCCGGACCAGCCAGCTCGCGAATCAATCCTGCGCTATCACCTGGAGCGTCGACCCATCGCAGGTATCGACCTGAAATGGATTGCCGCGCAAACCGATGGATTCTCGGGCGCCGACCTGGAGCACTTGTGCACCACTGCCGCGGAAAAAGCCATGATGCAGTCCATCGAGCGCAATGAGGTGCTGCCGGTGAATATGGCACATATTCATCTGGCGATGAAAGAAGTGAAGCCATCGACCCTGCCGTGGCTGGAGTCTGCACGCAATGTGGTGCGGTTCAGCAACGAAAATGGGCGTTACGACGAGCTGGCTGATTATCTGGTCGCCAGAAAACTGTTGTAA